Proteins encoded together in one Argopecten irradians isolate NY unplaced genomic scaffold, Ai_NY scaffold_0093, whole genome shotgun sequence window:
- the LOC138311715 gene encoding uncharacterized protein, with protein sequence MEAFLRFVIAMELVFHCLNKAIARGQAVSFRGLSLVSRVATSIAVAAGQRLSLSEAVVVYFAATLDCRGEDSLSLADVDDEPATPPAPTPVSVRRSGRVRRAPAWHKDYIM encoded by the exons ATGGAAGCCTTTCTCCGTTTTGTCATTGCCATGGAACTTGTGTTTCATTGCTTAAACAAGGCTATTGCTCGCGGACAG GCTGTGTCCTTCCGTGGCCTTAGCCTGGTTAGCCGGGTGGCAACCTCGATTGCTGTTGCGGCTGGCCAGCGTCTGTCTCTGTCGGAGGCCGTG GTTGTGTACTTTGCTGCTACGCTCGACTGCCGAGGGGAGGATAGCCTTAGCCTTGCAGATGTCGATGATGAGCCAGCCACACCACCCGCTCCCACCCCTGTGTCTGTCCGTAGGTCTGGCCGTGTGAGGAGGGCACCAGCTTGGCACAAGGATTACatcatgtga